Part of the Gallalistipes aquisgranensis genome, GGAGAACATCCAGCGACAGGACCTGAACGCCATCGAGGTGGCACTGAGTTTGCAGCGGCTGGTGGACGAATGTAACCTCACGCAGGACACGCTGGCCTCGCGCGTAGGCAAGAAGCGTTCGACGGTGGCCAACTACATGCGCCTGCTGAAACTGCCTGTGGAGGTGCAGCTCGCCTTGCGGGAGGACCTCATCTCGATGGGGCACGCCAAGGCGATCGCCTCGCTGCCCACGCCGGAAGCCCAGCTCCACCTGTTGCGCCGCACGCTCAAGAAGAGCCTGTCGGTGCGTCAGACCGAAGAACTGGTGCGGAAGATGACGGACGAGGAGTCGAAGCGCAAGAAGGAGGTGCCCGAAGAGGAGTTTCCAGAAAGTTATACGAAACTGGTGGAACAGCTCGAACGCCTTTTCACGGAGGATATCAGCATCCGCCGGAACAATAACGGAGGCGGCAAGATCACCATCGGCTTCACCTCGGACGAGGAGATCGAGCGGTTCCTGCACAGGTTCGAACAGATCGGATAGCCATCATGCGTTTGCGGCACGGAAGAAGCATAGCGGTTTGGCTGACGGGAGCATGTATCCTGTTCGCCCTGGGCGGTTATGCGCAGGACAAAAAGGACAAGAAGGAGAAAAAGGACAAGAACGCGCCGCAGGAGGTTCCGGAACCCAAACGCTACAAAGTGGAGGGCGGGATTCTCCATGAAGTGAAGGTGGAAAAACTCTCGGACACGCTCACCCGCGAAGTGGTGGTGCCCGATTCGGTGCAGAATGCGGTGGATTCCACCGCGCTGCTCTCGGCCCGCGAACAGCGTCGCCTGCGCAAGGCCCTGCTGGACTCGACGGGCCAGCGCCACAGCGCCATCTTCCGCGATTCGATGCCCATTTCGCGCGTATGCGCCATTTCGATGGTCGCCCCCGGGTTTGGACAGCTCTATAACGAACAGTACTGGAAGATTCCCGTGGCATGGGCCACGCTCGGCACCTCGCTCTATTTCGGGCTCCAGCAGAACAAGA contains:
- a CDS encoding ParB/RepB/Spo0J family partition protein codes for the protein MNAKNKGLGRGLGAIFELEGASVPGKHTVSSMEEIELSLIDPNPKQPRTRFDEDALEELADSIKTLGVIQPVTVKKEPSGRFTIISGERRCRASQLAGLKTVPAYVREVDDQTLHEMALVENIQRQDLNAIEVALSLQRLVDECNLTQDTLASRVGKKRSTVANYMRLLKLPVEVQLALREDLISMGHAKAIASLPTPEAQLHLLRRTLKKSLSVRQTEELVRKMTDEESKRKKEVPEEEFPESYTKLVEQLERLFTEDISIRRNNNGGGKITIGFTSDEEIERFLHRFEQIG